The following coding sequences lie in one Pristis pectinata isolate sPriPec2 chromosome 20, sPriPec2.1.pri, whole genome shotgun sequence genomic window:
- the LOC127580689 gene encoding leukocyte surface antigen CD53-like, producing MALGCLKTLKYMLFAFNLIFWICGCTIMGLGIYMLGMQNVGALLSSLPSLSVANILIIVGCITMVVAFLGCTGAIKENKCLLLSFFILLLLILLTEVLAAIILFFYEKQIDSYIESDMKRALEELETTNSSGVKEIWDKIQAGLQCCGVVNYTDWKGNIPQSCCPEKACNSGNYFTKGCYGLIRDWFESNFLIIGITVICVSIVQVLGMSFAMTLYCHICNNYKSYGE from the exons ATGGCTCTCGGATGTTTAAAGACTCTGAAGTATATGCTATTTGCATTCAACTTGATATTTTGG aTCTGCGGATGCACCATCATGGGATTGGGGATCTACATGCTGGGGATGCAGAATGTCGGAGCTCTACTCTCCAGCCTCCCATCCCTCTCCGTCGCCAACATCCTGATCATCGTGGGATGTATCACCATGGTGGTGGCTTTTCTGGGCTGCACAGGGGCcatcaaggaaaacaaatgcCTGCTTCTCTCG TTCTTCATCCTGCTCCTCCTGATCCTTCTGACTGAGGTCCTGGCCGCCATCATCCTCTTCTTCTATGAGAAACAG ATAGACAGTTACATTGAAAGCGACATGAAAAGGGCCTTGGAGGAACTGGAAACCACAAATAGCAGCGGAGTGAAGGAAATTTGGGATAAAATCCAGGCAGGG TTGCAGTGCTGTGGTGTTGTGAACTACACTGACTGGAAGGGTAACATCCCCCAGTCCTGTTGTCCAGAGAAAGCCTGCAACTCCGGAAACTATTTTACCAAG GGTTGCTACGGCCTGATCCGAGACTGGTTTGAGTCAAACTTTCTAATCATTGGAATCACCGTCATCTGTGTATCAATAGTCCAG GTACTCGGCATGTCGTTCGCCATGACATTGTACTGCCACATATGTAACAACTACAAGTCATACGGAGAGTGA